In the genome of Candidatus Sulfotelmatobacter sp., the window CAGGAACAGCTCGATCGCCTCGCGCTCGCTGAGCGCGTCGCGCACCGCACGCCAGGTCGTGTCGGTCAACGCTCGATCGGCAAGGAGCTCGTCGACGGCAGCGAGCAGGGCCTGCCGGCGGGCGGTGAAGCCGTGCGGCTCGCCGGCCGCGCCCGCAACCTCGGCGGCCGTCAAGCCGACGCGCAGCGCCAGCGGGACGTGTTGGTGCCACTCGTACGCCGAGCCGCAGCGCCAGGCAACGCGCAGGATCACGAGCTCGGTGTCGGGGCGCGGGAGCGTCCCGAACGGCATCAGGTGCGCCGAGTAGCGCAGCCACGCGCGGAACAGGCGCGGGTGGCGGCCGAGCGTCGTGAAGATGTTCGGCGGGCCGGTGCCGGTCACGCGGGCGATGATGACCGCCACAGCCCGGGCCAGCAGCCCCAGCTCGCGCGGCCGCGCCGGCGCGATGCGCGGCTCGCCGGTGCCCGTGGGCGCGAGCAACGCCTGCAGCCTCGAGCTGTTTGCGTCGCGGCTCACGCCCGATAGAGCGCGGCGACCACGGTGAGCCCCGAGCCAGCCGAGACGAACAGCGCCGTGCGCCCGGCCGCGAGCCGTCTCGACTCGAGCGCCGCCGCCAGCGCGGTCGTGTGCGCGCCGGCGAGGCGGTCCGGGGGTGAAGCGACCCGCTCGCCGGACAGCCCGAGGCGCCGGCCGAGCTCGCCGGCGAAGCCCGGAACGGACGCCGTGGCGATCAGGAGGTCGACCTCGCCGAGATCGAATCGCTCGGTGGCGGCGAGCTCACGCGCGGTCGACGCCGCACACTCGAGCGCGCGCTCGGCGTAGGCGCCGGCGATCTGGACGCTGAGCAGGTTGTACCCGCCGCTCCTGTTCTCGCGCCAGTCCACCGCGCTCTGGAACAGCTCCGCGAACTCGGGGAACGTCGCGAAGCGGAACGCCGTGAAGCCGGGCCGCGAGGCGTCGGCGCTCAACAGCACCGCGCCGCCG includes:
- a CDS encoding carboxymuconolactone decarboxylase family protein, with amino-acid sequence MSRDANSSRLQALLAPTGTGEPRIAPARPRELGLLARAVAVIIARVTGTGPPNIFTTLGRHPRLFRAWLRYSAHLMPFGTLPRPDTELVILRVAWRCGSAYEWHQHVPLALRVGLTAAEVAGAAGEPHGFTARRQALLAAVDELLADRALTDTTWRAVRDALSEREAIELFL